The Candidatus Neomarinimicrobiota bacterium genomic interval CAACGACATATATCCCTGTATGCGTGACAAGAATTATATCGTATTCGTAATAGTTATTTGATTGTGTATCAAATATTAAAACATTACTTGAAAGCTTCCCAATTTGTTCACTATTTATAATGTTTTTCATAATATCAATTGCTGATTTTTCGTGTTCGAATAAGCTACCTTGCTCCTTTACCGCCATGTTATCTGTATAATTTTGCTGAGCACTTAGGTAATCACTTGGGTAATATTGATTACTAAAGTTATCACTACGCAACAATCTAATTATTTCATCCTCCAGCAACTGTTGCCACTCTTCATTTTGAAGCAGGTTATATACGTCTCCATCCAAATATGCATAATCTACAGTTT includes:
- a CDS encoding serine/threonine protein kinase, whose product is MQNYKELLNKLKVSKRGREISPHKYILLLSIVTLFKKNKGHENKFTFNELEPVFLSHFNDLFPEMPGHRKMLEYPFYHLQSDGFWYLQIKKGKELTYQMYKKNRLTKKRLLETVDYAYLDGDVYNLLQNEEWQQLLEDEIIRLLRSDNFSNQYYPSDYLSAQQNYTDNMAVKEQGSLFEHEKSAIDIMKNIINSEQIGKLSSNVLIFDTQSNNYYEYDIILVTHTGIYVV